The nucleotide window GACTGTCCTCCACATCTTgtcaacggcaacggcacaGTCTCCGGTGCACGAAGCCAGAGTAGGGGCGGCCTCAAGCGACTTCTTGAAACCGAGTGTAACGAACAACATGACGAATGCGGCAGCAAGCTGGCCAAGACCTTGCATAGCAAAGACGGCACCCATCATGGCACCTCTCCACTTGGTTGTAGCAAATTCGGAGGTGATAATACTGGAAAGAGGATAGTCTCCACCGATACCGACCCCCTGTTGTAATAGATGTTAGTTATACGTTTCTTGTGAGAGGGGTTCGTCTGAATAATTGCTTACCATAAGAACACGCCAGAAGATAATGATAccgatgatgttgatggaagGTGACCCGGAGGCCAAGGCCTGAGCGAGAGTGGCAAAGATGATGAACAACAATTCCAATCCGTACATGCTCTTACGACCAAAGACATCAGCAGCGGCGCCGAAGCCGACCTGCCCAATGACCGTGCCGGCCGATGTTGCGAGCTTGATGGCTGTGTCGGAGGTTGTAGGCATCTTGCCTTCGCCTGGGAAGTAGACAATGCCGAGCATGAGGGTCAAAAGAGAGACGGTGAAGATGTCGTAAGAGTCTGTGAAGAAACCGACaccggcaacggcaacggcccGAACGTGATACCATCCGAATGGCGCTCTGTCGACTTCGGCGAGGGCGAGTCGTCGCCTCTCGTTGGGATCCTTGATGTGAAGAAAGTCATTGTAAAAGTTGTGGTAGGCGTTGTTGCCTCCGGCAGTCTTCTGAGGGGTACTCATGGCTTGTTGTCGCGATGGCGGTATCGGATACTTGAGCCTTTGTTGGTCCTCAAGACAACGAAGTCGGACTTGGTCAAGAGCCTTGGTGGTCCGATGGGAACCAAGGGAGGTAGAAGGGCGGAAGGACTTGGCTCTTGTGCTGTCGAGGAaaataggaagaaaggaaggagttgGCATGCGTGGGAATTTATCTTATAGCGTTGCAGGAGGAATGGGACTACAGTGTCCCCAGGATTAGGTATTCACATCGGATGGCGTGAAAGCTACTGACAATTTCCGAGACATCACGCAGTCCCGCGGGATATCCTCAATAGTTTGTTTGACGCACCCACCTCCCACACCAATGATCAGTCGATACTTTGCCTTTACGAGCTAGCAAATCCATCCTGCTCACTCTCCCCTACAACGAGCACGATAATGCCCTTGCCATCTTCCTCCCACCCGAGACAGAGAACCTGTCTTTACGGACACGTGGGTAGCGTACCATGTCCAGCGAGCTGTTCAACCACCACGCACTCAGTTTTGGCCAAGACAAGACAGTGGAGGTAACTAAGGCAAAACTCTGAAAGCTTCGATTACTTGGCATAATGCCCCAAGGTGCAGTTTTGCACTCGGGAAGCGTCTTGGATGCCTGGGCGCCCAGTGCGCCTCTCACAGCGACACTACCCTACGTCGTTGAGCGTGGTCCGTATGCAAAAGAGCATCACATACCGAAGACCAGACCCAGCCGTTGGCTGCAAGTGCTCAAGTGCAGAAGTGCTTGGCTGATGCTTGGGTATCCAGTGTCAAGGAGGCATGAAGCTCGTGGGCTCAGCATTACACCTGATTGGCCCGTTGCTCACGGGGTGGGGGTTCCCTCATCTGGAAACTCGACAACAAGCTTCCTCGGCTTTGGGACAAGATCGATATCGACGCCCGGTCTAAAAAACTCTTTCCAGAAGCTTATCCCGATGTCCAGCTCCTCTATCTCCGGGTCCCCTCCTCCGACCGGACCAACCGTCGGCCGTaggggaggaaaagggagaaaaagGTCGCCGATCTGTCGTTTACAAAAACGTGTTTCTTGTGCCTGGCCTCCTGCAAACCGGAAGTGCCCGAGTGCTGCATAATGGGCGAAGTCTAATACCTGTTTGGCCCACAGCGCCAGGAACATCATACACGAGAAGGGAGCATGTTGGATGCCTGGTGTCCGAGAACGACTCCACAAAGCTGATCTCATCATCGGTTtttggtgtagtgtactgcgTACGGTCGAGGCAAGTCTCAGGTAGCAAAGTCTGGACTGGTCTGTTGCCCCGTCCTGCCCCGTCCTGCCCCGTCAAGACCCCCGGACGTTGTCTTCGCCTCTAACCTCACTTGGCATCTTGGCACATCCACCTGCATGGGCCGCTAGGGGCCACTACAACCCCAGAAAAGAGCCGCTCCCACCTTCAGAAGGGTCTTCCCCGCGAATCGCAGGGAAAGAGACCACACGTGTGAGCACAACGCGCGGTGGTTCGCCTTTCCACCATTGGTTCGATGGATCCTTTAAGGTTCCGTAAGCCCCTGTCACAGCAGAATCCACCCACCCACTTGCCCACGCGAGCCACGCACTCGGTTATCCACCAAGACCAACGACCATTGTTGATCTGTGAGTGAGACGTCGAAACATGTTCTTTCAGAGCACGGAATCATCCGTGATTTCGCACACAACAGAAGACATGAGCGACATGTCTTTCATCTTCACCAAATCCTCGTTTAGGGCATGTGCTTTTCCATCAGTGGGGACTGGAGCAGTCCTCGCGTCAAGGCATCTCGCTTTGAGCTCCAAGGTTGGCCACCAGCTTGTCTTTATGCATGTTCGAGCAAGCACGGGGGCCGCGTGTGTGACTTTGAAGATAGGGAGACCCTTCAATTTCAGGCTTTCAGCACGTATCGTGTGATATGCATTGGCAAATCCGCAATGCTCGGCCAATCACAGCGCTGACTTCGACCACGGCATGGGCATATCAACTACGGATTATTCCTCTCGTTAACAACGACCCATTCTGGAGGTTGATAGACCTACGAAAACAACTCGCAGTACCGTGAAGTCTGAGATTCAGTCTGGTGTTGTGGTACAAACCGGTATAGACAATCCCGATGAATCTGGTGCTCAACCTGCGTATGCCAAGCTGATCTGACAACCCAAGTGCCCGGTGCGTCCCATGCCTCTGTATGTTGTGCGGCAAACATCATTCAGCGAGCCGTGCCGGTGTCAATAAACTTCCGGGACCATATCGTGAGCACGTATAGTTTTTGTGCCACTTCATTGGCTCTGTCATCCAAAACAAGCTTTCCAGTCCATCGCACAAGCTTTCCCTCCTTGACACACAAGCTTTCTGTTCTCTGCAGAAGCACTCTTCCAGTGCGTTGTTGGTGGGCTTGGATGACATCATGACACAGATCCGAAAGAAGGGCGTCTTCGTCGATACAAGCACAGGAAGATACCCAAGACCCTCAAGCTTTTGCCAAGGTTGACGGCGCTGGTGAATGCATAACAATACGGTGCAATGGTGACTGTGGGGAGCTCGACCCAAGGGACAAGTAAAGTCTTGGTAAGGCTGTGTGTGTGGCGGTGTAACAACTTTCAGCATCATAGTACCCAAAGTGCTTCCAGACGGTATGTAAATAACGTATGGGCATACCAATCTCGGGCTGTCGGTTTCGGGCAGGCGCTGATGGAGCGAAACCAGCTGCGTTTGGTTCATTCTCAAGATTTTTAAACCTCAACGAtgtcgtcctcttcttctgctgtcGCTGCTCCTCCCTCAATCTCTTCGCCCTCAGCTTCGTCTCTCATTAGTACATTTACTAACCGCTCGCAAGCATCCTGGACAGCTTCATCATTAACACGCAGGTGGGTTTCCCGAACAATGGGGTAAACACTGATGCTCCTCATCAAATCGCGGCCAGCTCTCGTTGTGGTGAGGAGAGTAAGAGTTTCTAGGTGTGTCaggatgttgctgctgtcgGGATCGCGCTGCTTGTCTGGAGGCAATAGCTGAAGATCGGTAAGCATTTCCAATGCCTCATCCTCGGGATAAACTTCGCCGCCCATGATAGGAAGTAAAATGTAGGGTAAGATATTgacgtcatcctcatccaaaAACGCCGGGTGCGAAGGAATGTCAAAAGCAGCGTTCTTGATAATGCTCGCCACTCCCTTTCGCCTGATATCGGACTTGTGTTCGGTAAAGaccttgatcttgttgatTGGAATAACATCGTCGTAGTCCTGTCTGTTGACAAAGTAGTGCCGGATCTCTTCATGTTTCGAAAGGTCGGCAAAGACGTAGGAGAGGTAGTCGTAATCGGCGTGCTTGTTGTAAGTCCCGTCGGCGCCCTTGACGAAGAGGTCCATTAGTTGGTTAATGACCCTATCGTCGGACTTGAGCTTCTCTGGAGCGGGCTGTTTCCGGTCTAGAAGACTTTTGAGTCCATCCCACTTGGTCAAGTTTGCCAGCAACATAGCCATAAGATTGGCGTTAACCTCCTCGGGCTCCTATAGGAACGGGATCGAAGCGGTTAGTCCTTGCTGCGCACGCACCGTAGGAGCTCAGAATGGATACACATACGACAagaagcccgaggaggaTTCCAAGGAAGCGATCATCGGTCGCGACGTATTCCAGCACATCCTTCTCGGCAGTCAAGTTGATCAAGCATGTTAGGGCGTGCTCGGCGATTTTCTGCACATGGTACCGACGTCTTAGCTGAAGCTGCTTGGGCGCAAACAAGACAAGTCTGTTGGGCCTACCGGGTGGTCGCGGATCAAGAACTTGAGATGCTTGATGGGGGTGAGCTCGTCGGTCTTGAAGAGGGCGGGCTGAGACGCTGAGAAGGGCACCAGGTTCTCTGTCGCGAGAAGGCGGATGTTGGCGTTCGGCGAGGCAATGAAGCCCACGAGCTTCAGGCGATTATAGCGATTAGTTGTCTGTCCACTGACATTGACACTGCACTGGTTCTGGCAGAATTACCTCTTCAAGTTCGGTCGGCATGTTATCAATGGTAGCTGGATGTATGGTTGTATTGGACTTGCTATAAGCTCGTAACCGTGGCGAGCGAGGCTATGATGTCGCGACTTCCCTTGCTCTTATTCATGCAGTGGGCCAAGCTGCAAAAACTGTAAACACAGGGAACAAAATTCCAGGAATTTGCAACCGAAGAGGGGCACAGTGACGAAAATGCGGGGCAATAAAATGTTTATCGCTGCTCCGCCGGGCGCGTCCAAGCTAGACGATAAGCGATAAGAGGTATTGTACCGCTTATCATTTTCACCGCCCTGGCATCAGAAAATAAAGTGTGCCCACACAGCAAAGAAGTGACCAACCACAAGCGTAGCGCAAGCCTTTCAAGTGCCCAGACTTCTCCACGGCGGGAACAAATTGTCCAAGGGTCGCCGAAAAAAATATCCCCAATTGCCGTGTGCAGCCAAGTCGACATCGCAAAGAGAGGGGACAACCAGGAGAGCTCCGTATCATCAACTCTTCCCCCGATTGCACAACCCTACCGCCATTCAAGATGCCCAAGACAACAGCGGCGACGTCGAAGAGGCGCCACAACCCCCTCGAGGCCGACCTCGTTTCTACCGGCGTCCTTAAGAACAACTCCGGCAAAAAGAGCAAGAACACTCGCGCCGCCAACGACGAAGATGAGCAAAAGTATGTCGACGCCAAGGCTTCGCGCAACATTTTGGCTATGAGCCGTAGCCtcatcgaggaggaggagaacctCCGGACAACACAAAACGCAGCCTCCGGATCTGCTCCTTCGGCGTTCGAGTTCGATCCATCGAGATTCGACCGcaacgatgacgaagacgacaagTTTGAGAACGACGAGGCCTggggcgaggaagaggaggaggaggtagaggAAATCGAAGTCGACGCCACCGATCTCGAGACATTCAACCAGTTTATCACACCCACAATGAACGAGGACCCGCTCCTAACACAcggatgggatggaaagcCAGAAGGGGCAGAAGAGCAGGGTCAGAGCGTGAACCTGGCGGACCTTATTCTTGCCAAGATCGCAGAGAAGGAAGCCGGCGGCCCCCAAGGCGGGTACCGCGACGAGCCTGGCCCAATTGATGAGGATTACGAGATCCCCCCAAAGGTGATGGAAGTGTTTGAGAAGTAGGCTGGCCGTTATTTCTGTTACCCTCTTGGCAGACTACTGACAGACTCCTTCTCGCAGAATTGGCATGATTCTTTCTCGCTACAAATCTGGGCCGCTTCCCAAGCCTTTCAAGGTCCTTCCTCAGATCCCCCACTGGGAGGACATCTTGCCCATTACACAACCCGAGTCCTGGACTCCCAATGCCTGGTATGGTTGCTTCTTCCTGTTTTCGGGAGCCAGAGAAACGCTGCTGACATTTGCGATTGTTAGCTACGCGGCCACCAGGATATTTGCGTCCGCCAAGGAGGCTGTTCTTCAACGGTTTATGGAGATGGTGATCTTAGAACGCGTCCGCGAGGACATTCACGAGACCAAGAAGCTCAATGTCCATCTTTTCAACTCCCTAAAAAAGGCCCTCTACAAGCCTGGTGGTTTCTTCAAAGGTGTGTTATTTACTGCCTACGCTTAGTCAGGTTTGCTCAAAAGGGACAACCCAGCTAACCGTTGGCAGGCTTCTTGTTTCCTTTGGCGGCTTCCGGAACGTGCTCGCTGCGTGAGGCGCAGATCGTAGCCGGTGTTTTGACCCGGGTCACCATTCCGGCTGTTCATTCCGGTATGGCCATTAAGGGCTTGTGCGAAATTTCTTCTGCGCAGGCTTCTCAGCGCCTCGACTGCGTTAGCGCTACGAATTTCCTCCTCAAGACTCTGATTGAGAAACGTCACGC belongs to Neurospora crassa OR74A linkage group IV, whole genome shotgun sequence and includes:
- a CDS encoding DNA-binding protein HGH1; amino-acid sequence: MPTELEELVGFIASPNANIRLLATENLVPFSASQPALFKTDELTPIKHLKFLIRDHPKIAEHALTCLINLTAEKDVLEYVATDDRFLGILLGLLVEPEEVNANLMAMLLANLTKWDGLKSLLDRKQPAPEKLKSDDRVINQLMDLFVKGADGTYNKHADYDYLSYVFADLSKHEEIRHYFVNRQDYDDVIPINKIKVFTEHKSDIRRKGVASIIKNAAFDIPSHPAFLDEDDVNILPYILLPIMGGEVYPEDEALEMLTDLQLLPPDKQRDPDSSNILTHLETLTLLTTTRAGRDLMRSISVYPIVRETHLRVNDEAVQDACERLVNVLMRDEAEGEEIEGGAATAEEEDDIVEV
- a CDS encoding bystin, yielding MPKTTAATSKRRHNPLEADLVSTGVLKNNSGKKSKNTRAANDEDEQKYVDAKASRNILAMSRSLIEEEENLRTTQNAASGSAPSAFEFDPSRFDRNDDEDDKFENDEAWGEEEEEEVEEIEVDATDLETFNQFITPTMNEDPLLTHGWDGKPEGAEEQGQSVNLADLILAKIAEKEAGGPQGGYRDEPGPIDEDYEIPPKVMEVFEKIGMILSRYKSGPLPKPFKVLPQIPHWEDILPITQPESWTPNACYAATRIFASAKEAVLQRFMEMVILERVREDIHETKKLNVHLFNSLKKALYKPGGFFKGFLFPLAASGTCSLREAQIVAGVLTRVTIPAVHSGMAIKGLCEISSAQASQRLDCVSATNFLLKTLIEKRHALPFQALDALVFHFLRYPAFATGGHMAPNALPVIFHQCMLSFAQRYKTNITEDQREALLDLLLTHGHDKISPEIRRELLAGRGGGVPVAQPGFDGDDTMLDA